One bacterium genomic region harbors:
- a CDS encoding Rid family hydrolase — translation MPKKVEHLHWPDAPDVWLPYAPLIKVTGGNTVYLAGMTAAPLYHSHPHIPAEFDAMPMDMEGQAREIIEKRQKSLNCVGATLADVVSVTRYLTDMRMQDDLNKVWGEFFGKTKPGTTTVQVVRLATDPRCLLELTAVAVID, via the coding sequence ATGCCGAAGAAAGTAGAGCACCTTCATTGGCCCGACGCACCGGATGTCTGGCTGCCCTATGCGCCGCTCATCAAGGTGACGGGTGGAAATACCGTCTATCTTGCCGGGATGACGGCGGCCCCGCTTTACCATTCCCATCCCCATATTCCGGCGGAGTTCGACGCCATGCCGATGGACATGGAGGGGCAGGCCCGGGAGATCATCGAAAAGAGGCAGAAGAGCCTGAACTGCGTCGGTGCAACGCTGGCGGATGTGGTCTCGGTGACCCGCTATCTGACCGACATGCGTATGCAGGATGATCTCAACAAGGTATGGGGAGAATTTTTCGGGAAGACCAAGCCCGGCACAACGACCGTCCAGGTAGTCCGCCTGGCGACGGACCCCCGGTGCCTGCTCGAGCTGACGGCCGTGGCGGTGATCGACTAG
- a CDS encoding cupin domain-containing protein, protein MPLIFHQDDASVDAVSDGVSRKSLLNLERTGSDWMQLGRLKLEAGSWMHLEVAATSIAWLQILEGRARLTGTAGDHALSDTHICFLPPGFSGKLETKEGALVLYLEVPDAGRFDAKFTARPPTFRCVDWSLEPVLRSEHDARKRIYFVTPKLFGTKSLKGELIIYPPGTEASNHHHEGAEHFQYIIQGSGTLLANENPIQMRAGHVIYNYEFERHYFINTGDEDLIFVEMFVPAEYRTVWTNPELICAWNPTGRNIKGGAPSREIKAHSSAAVVSPEDV, encoded by the coding sequence ATGCCCCTTATTTTCCATCAAGACGACGCCTCTGTTGACGCTGTTTCGGATGGCGTTTCCCGGAAATCGCTCCTCAACCTGGAGCGCACCGGCAGCGACTGGATGCAGCTCGGCCGCCTGAAGCTGGAGGCCGGAAGCTGGATGCATCTCGAGGTGGCCGCAACCAGCATCGCCTGGCTCCAGATTCTCGAAGGCAGAGCCCGCCTCACCGGTACCGCGGGCGACCATGCTCTTTCAGACACCCACATTTGTTTTTTGCCCCCCGGTTTCTCGGGAAAACTCGAAACGAAGGAGGGCGCGCTTGTCCTTTATCTCGAAGTGCCCGATGCCGGCCGCTTCGATGCGAAATTCACCGCCCGCCCCCCCACCTTCCGCTGCGTGGACTGGTCCCTGGAGCCCGTTCTCCGTTCCGAGCACGACGCTCGCAAGCGGATCTATTTCGTCACGCCAAAGCTATTCGGAACAAAATCCCTCAAGGGGGAGCTGATTATCTATCCCCCGGGGACGGAGGCCTCGAACCACCACCACGAGGGCGCGGAGCATTTCCAGTACATCATCCAGGGGTCCGGCACCCTTCTCGCGAACGAAAACCCGATTCAGATGCGCGCCGGGCACGTCATCTACAACTACGAGTTTGAGCGCCACTACTTCATCAATACCGGCGATGAAGACCTGATCTTCGTCGAGATGTTTGTTCCCGCCGAATACCGGACCGTTTGGACCAACCCGGAGCTGATCTGCGCCTGGAATCCGACGGGGAGAAACATCAAGGGCGGTGCGCCCTCGCGCGAGATCAAGGCCCATTCGTCGGCGGCCGTGGTTTCTCCCGAAGACGTATAA
- a CDS encoding YtoQ family protein, which produces MSNQTWRVYLSGEVHTDWRDQLTSGVKKAGLPVEFAAAVTDHDASDNCGVEILGSESDSFWKDHKGASVNAIRTRTLLEKSDIVVVRFGEKYKQWNAAFDAGYAAALGKPLIIMHDEGHAHALKEVDAAALAVTRTPDQIVRILNYVINGTLK; this is translated from the coding sequence ATGTCGAATCAGACTTGGAGAGTCTATCTTTCGGGCGAGGTGCATACGGACTGGCGCGATCAGCTGACGAGTGGCGTCAAGAAAGCGGGACTTCCGGTCGAGTTCGCCGCTGCGGTCACCGACCACGACGCCAGCGACAACTGCGGCGTGGAAATCCTCGGAAGCGAATCCGACTCCTTCTGGAAGGACCACAAGGGCGCCAGCGTCAACGCCATCCGCACCCGCACTCTTCTCGAGAAATCCGACATCGTGGTGGTGCGCTTCGGCGAAAAATACAAGCAATGGAACGCGGCCTTCGACGCCGGCTACGCGGCCGCTCTGGGCAAGCCTCTCATTATCATGCACGACGAGGGCCATGCGCACGCGCTGAAAGAAGTGGACGCCGCTGCCCTGGCCGTCACCCGAACTCCGGATCAGATCGTCCGCATCCTGAACTACGTCATCAACGGAACGCTGAAGTAG